From Aliarcobacter butzleri, the proteins below share one genomic window:
- the cobT gene encoding nicotinate mononucleotide-dependent phosphoribosyltransferase CobT yields the protein MNFKTILGKADFIEFLRGKKATFLLGCSVTKTCEIPNISQAGIPQKLFLTPTLDAEFLCIKQVKSLPDIAKTPKGVPTPAIITRAIHELKPFSNIEILNLGLEVVPQIEYFKIHNFDINPSNSIDKNANIPAMETFQKGIEFAQSYETKDDYIILAETIPAGTTTANATAKALGYDCDGYFSSSFKNNPNDIKEKTIKNALANINSNDDLFDKLSKVSDNMIIFCAGFILGSQNKNLKIVLAGGTQMACVLLVVNSILKSMDGVLDSSNLALFTTKWIKEDKNSNIKALLEQLDFPINAYSSDFDFSLSSHPALKLYDEGEAKEGVGCGGALCYASINGLSKQIVTKKIEEFLGE from the coding sequence ATGAACTTTAAAACAATTTTAGGAAAAGCTGATTTTATAGAGTTTCTAAGAGGTAAGAAAGCCACTTTTTTGCTTGGTTGTAGTGTAACAAAAACTTGTGAGATTCCAAATATTTCACAAGCTGGAATTCCTCAAAAATTATTTCTTACTCCAACTTTGGATGCAGAGTTTTTATGTATAAAACAAGTAAAATCTTTACCTGATATTGCAAAAACTCCAAAAGGAGTTCCAACTCCTGCAATAATAACTAGAGCAATTCATGAGCTTAAACCTTTTTCAAATATAGAAATTTTAAATTTGGGATTGGAAGTAGTTCCACAAATAGAGTATTTTAAAATACATAATTTTGATATAAACCCAAGTAATAGTATAGATAAAAATGCAAATATACCTGCTATGGAGACTTTCCAAAAAGGAATAGAGTTCGCGCAAAGCTATGAAACAAAAGATGATTATATTATTTTAGCTGAAACAATTCCAGCAGGAACTACAACAGCAAATGCGACAGCAAAAGCTTTGGGATATGATTGTGATGGATATTTTTCAAGTTCATTTAAAAATAATCCAAATGATATAAAAGAAAAAACAATCAAAAATGCTTTAGCAAATATCAATTCAAATGATGATTTATTTGATAAATTATCAAAAGTTAGTGATAATATGATAATTTTTTGTGCAGGATTTATTTTAGGTAGTCAAAATAAAAATCTAAAGATTGTATTAGCTGGTGGAACACAGATGGCTTGTGTTTTACTTGTTGTGAATTCTATTTTAAAAAGTATGGATGGAGTTCTTGATTCTTCAAATCTAGCACTTTTTACTACAAAATGGATAAAAGAAGATAAAAATTCAAATATCAAAGCACTTTTAGAACAACTTGATTTTCCTATAAATGCTTATTCAAGTGATTTTGATTTTAGTTTATCTTCACATCCAGCTTTAAAACTATATGATGAAGGAGAAGCTAAAGAGGGTGTTGGCTGTGGTGGCGCATTATGTTATGCTTCAATAAATGGTTTATCAAAACAGATAGTTACAAAAAAAATAGAAGAGTTTTTAGGAGAGTAA
- a CDS encoding DASS family sodium-coupled anion symporter, translating into MSKQTLKLFVPIIVAIALWFVPAPEGLTQNAWHFLAIFFAVVVGLILEPVPAALVGFAGVSFVAVLGLIGNSKESITWALSGFSNSVIWLIFAAFMFALGYKKTGLGKRVSLIMVKYMGKSSLGLGYAVAFSDLILAPFMPSNTARSGGSVYPVAINIPHIFDSWPDKEPRKLGAYITWVAIATTCVTSSMFLTALAPNLLAVDLIAKNTGHAITWGEWASVMLPLMIPLFLLTPWLTYVIYPPTQKTSPEAPAWAAEELKKLGAITFKEYLMAGLATVALVLWIFGKEFGIDATTTAICIVSVMVLTGVITWDDLLSDKAAFNVFIWFSTLVAMADGLKKVGILDYIGKNAQTALSDLHTTSLLVALIVLFFLLHYFFASVTAHVTALVPVFMVIAASLLPAEQILPFTIILAGSLGVMGIITPYGTGPSPIWYGAGYISQAKWWALGAVFGALYLAVIILGAFLFI; encoded by the coding sequence ATGTCAAAACAGACTTTAAAATTATTCGTGCCAATTATTGTTGCAATTGCACTATGGTTCGTTCCTGCACCAGAAGGATTGACACAAAACGCATGGCACTTTTTAGCAATATTCTTTGCTGTTGTAGTAGGACTTATTCTTGAGCCAGTTCCAGCTGCTCTTGTTGGTTTTGCAGGTGTTTCATTTGTAGCAGTTTTAGGATTAATTGGAAACTCTAAAGAGAGTATCACTTGGGCATTATCAGGTTTTTCAAATAGTGTTATTTGGTTAATCTTTGCTGCATTTATGTTTGCACTTGGTTACAAAAAAACAGGTTTAGGAAAAAGAGTTTCTCTTATAATGGTTAAATATATGGGAAAAAGTTCATTAGGTCTTGGATATGCAGTTGCATTTTCAGATTTAATTTTAGCACCATTTATGCCATCAAACACTGCAAGAAGTGGTGGTTCAGTATATCCTGTTGCTATTAATATTCCTCATATTTTTGATTCTTGGCCAGATAAAGAACCAAGAAAACTTGGAGCTTATATTACTTGGGTTGCTATTGCAACTACTTGTGTAACAAGTTCTATGTTCTTAACTGCACTTGCACCAAATTTACTTGCTGTTGATTTAATTGCAAAAAATACTGGTCATGCAATTACTTGGGGAGAGTGGGCAAGCGTTATGTTACCACTTATGATTCCTTTATTTTTATTGACTCCTTGGTTAACTTATGTAATTTATCCACCAACACAAAAAACATCTCCTGAAGCTCCAGCTTGGGCAGCAGAAGAGTTAAAAAAACTTGGTGCTATTACATTTAAAGAGTATTTAATGGCAGGACTTGCAACTGTTGCTTTAGTTTTATGGATTTTTGGAAAAGAGTTTGGAATTGATGCAACAACTACTGCTATTTGTATTGTATCTGTAATGGTTTTAACAGGTGTTATTACTTGGGATGATTTACTTTCAGATAAAGCAGCATTTAACGTATTCATTTGGTTCTCAACTTTAGTTGCTATGGCAGATGGATTGAAAAAAGTTGGTATTTTAGATTATATTGGAAAAAATGCACAAACTGCATTATCTGATTTACATACAACATCACTGCTAGTTGCATTGATTGTATTGTTTTTCTTATTACACTACTTTTTTGCAAGTGTAACTGCACACGTAACTGCACTTGTACCTGTATTTATGGTTATTGCAGCAAGTTTATTACCTGCTGAACAAATTTTACCATTTACAATTATTCTAGCAGGAAGTTTAGGGGTAATGGGAATTATAACTCCATATGGAACAGGACCATCGCCAATTTGGTATGGAGCTGGATATATTTCTCAAGCAAAATGGTGGGCATTAGGTGCTGTTTTTGGAGCACTTTATCTTGCAGTTATTATTTTAGGTGCATTCTTATTCATCTAA
- a CDS encoding adenosylcobinamide-GDP ribazoletransferase, giving the protein MKQLLNAFFFALSYFSIIPVFVRNMEINNITYKYTLALLPLVGAILASIVVCFNLFFNQFFSPIYAAFVSSVIYLFLYGFIHTEAIIDVVDAWFASYSGKDAYKIMKESTIGAIGALYAFSFVLLKVGIITYVLYQKEYVLFLIVCTFSRLNLLYLLEYFKFSKDSFLSLAFQSGGIFRLKIYALIYIIIAFFIGKNIFIILLLSLLSFYFILKILNNKFGFVNGDCLGFTLEHTELIVLNIGLALIL; this is encoded by the coding sequence ATGAAACAATTATTAAACGCTTTTTTCTTTGCCCTTTCATATTTTTCAATTATTCCAGTTTTTGTAAGAAATATGGAAATAAATAATATTACATATAAATATACTCTTGCATTACTACCTTTAGTTGGAGCTATTTTGGCTTCAATAGTTGTATGTTTTAATCTTTTTTTTAATCAATTCTTCTCACCAATATATGCAGCTTTTGTCTCTTCTGTTATCTATTTATTTTTATATGGATTTATTCATACAGAAGCAATAATTGATGTTGTTGATGCTTGGTTTGCTTCTTATAGTGGAAAAGATGCTTATAAGATTATGAAAGAATCAACTATTGGAGCAATCGGAGCTTTGTATGCCTTTTCTTTTGTACTTTTAAAAGTTGGAATTATCACTTATGTTTTATATCAAAAAGAGTATGTTTTATTTTTAATAGTTTGTACTTTTTCAAGATTAAACCTTTTATATTTACTTGAATATTTTAAATTTAGTAAAGATAGCTTTTTATCTTTGGCTTTCCAAAGTGGGGGGATTTTTAGACTAAAAATCTATGCTTTGATTTATATTATTATTGCTTTTTTTATAGGTAAAAATATTTTTATTATTTTGCTTTTATCCCTTTTGAGTTTTTATTTTATATTAAAGATTTTAAATAATAAGTTTGGTTTTGTAAATGGTGATTGTTTAGGATTTACTTTAGAACACACTGAACTAATAGTTTTGAATATTGGTTTGGCTTTAATTTTATAA
- a CDS encoding transglutaminase domain-containing protein, which produces MLINNKFLKYLSFFISIVFVINLIYMIYSSFFIVKNQFTDIGDTTYVNQVREDDYTIKLASYLTKNCNKDKLCEVQNLLDFVTTIPYKINESIAKSPKQVVEQNFGDCDDKSNLLISLLKVLGYEVYFVLVPEHIFVIINLDNLNISKEALYINDKKFYILETTATLSKIGFPLKYKLSDIEAVIEPFKNKKILINNLEYK; this is translated from the coding sequence ATGTTAATAAATAATAAATTTTTAAAATATCTATCCTTTTTTATTTCAATAGTTTTTGTTATAAATTTGATTTATATGATATATTCTTCTTTTTTTATTGTAAAAAATCAGTTTACAGATATAGGTGATACAACTTATGTAAATCAAGTAAGAGAAGATGACTATACTATAAAGTTAGCTTCATATCTTACTAAAAATTGTAATAAAGATAAACTTTGTGAAGTTCAAAATTTATTGGATTTTGTTACAACAATTCCATATAAAATAAATGAAAGTATTGCAAAAAGCCCAAAACAAGTCGTTGAACAAAATTTTGGTGATTGTGATGATAAGTCCAATTTACTGATTTCTCTTTTAAAAGTGCTTGGATATGAAGTTTATTTTGTACTTGTTCCCGAACATATTTTTGTTATTATCAATCTTGATAATTTGAATATTTCTAAAGAAGCTTTATATATAAATGATAAAAAATTTTATATTTTAGAAACAACAGCAACTCTTTCAAAAATAGGATTCCCTTTAAAATATAAATTAAGCGATATAGAAGCTGTAATAGAGCCTTTTAAGAATAAAAAAATCCTTATAAATAACTTAGAATATAAATAA
- a CDS encoding GDSL-type esterase/lipase family protein, giving the protein MKNKILIALCGLLFLNNYNLEAKEIQKVEEWKIQNDPYYKHKKSQFEVLMNNSKYTTMMLGDSITDEGRWDELLNNNTVQNRGISGDTTSGVLDRLSTVSPSIKQVFIMIGVNDIMRGKNENEVFENYKKIIKSFEEKNIKVHIQSTLYIGETRKQNFNPKIEKLNEKLKDFAKNNNIDFIDLNPIFAPNKVLKSEFTTDDLHLNGKAYTLWVKEIEKYF; this is encoded by the coding sequence ATGAAAAATAAAATATTAATAGCTTTATGTGGTTTACTATTTTTAAATAATTATAATCTAGAAGCAAAAGAGATACAAAAAGTTGAAGAGTGGAAAATACAAAATGATCCATACTATAAACATAAAAAAAGTCAATTTGAGGTTTTGATGAATAATAGTAAATACACAACTATGATGTTGGGTGATTCAATAACTGATGAGGGAAGATGGGATGAACTTTTAAATAATAATACAGTTCAAAATAGAGGAATAAGTGGAGATACAACAAGTGGAGTATTAGATAGATTATCAACAGTTAGTCCTAGTATAAAACAAGTTTTTATTATGATTGGTGTAAATGACATAATGAGAGGAAAAAATGAAAATGAAGTTTTTGAAAATTATAAAAAGATAATCAAATCTTTTGAAGAAAAAAATATAAAAGTTCATATTCAATCAACTCTTTATATTGGAGAAACAAGAAAACAAAATTTTAATCCTAAAATAGAAAAATTAAATGAAAAATTAAAAGATTTTGCTAAAAACAATAATATTGATTTTATAGATTTAAATCCAATTTTTGCACCAAATAAAGTATTAAAGTCAGAATTTACAACTGATGATTTACATCTAAATGGAAAAGCTTATACTCTTTGGGTAAAAGAGATAGAAAAATATTTTTAA
- a CDS encoding bifunctional adenosylcobinamide kinase/adenosylcobinamide-phosphate guanylyltransferase, which yields MKIFYFGGQKSGKTKAGIKKAFELSTTKKPYYIATYDNSFGDSSMSERINKHIIERKNDFITIEEPKDLTKVIKENNTYLIDCISMWLFNNLQNNEESLKLQLSEICKIEANIIFILNDVSCGVIPFDKESRRFVDYSGIIGQELVKLCDEVYEVKYGIERKIK from the coding sequence TTGAAAATATTTTATTTTGGTGGACAAAAATCAGGAAAAACAAAAGCTGGAATAAAAAAAGCTTTTGAATTATCTACAACTAAAAAACCATATTATATAGCAACTTATGATAATTCGTTTGGAGATAGTTCTATGAGTGAGCGAATAAATAAACATATAATTGAACGAAAAAATGATTTTATAACCATCGAAGAACCCAAAGATTTAACAAAAGTTATAAAAGAAAATAATACTTATTTAATAGATTGTATTTCAATGTGGCTTTTTAATAATCTTCAGAACAATGAAGAAAGTTTGAAGCTACAACTTTCAGAGATTTGTAAAATAGAAGCAAATATCATTTTTATTCTAAATGATGTTTCTTGTGGAGTAATTCCTTTTGACAAAGAGTCAAGAAGATTTGTTGATTATTCAGGAATTATTGGACAAGAATTAGTAAAATTATGCGATGAGGTTTATGAAGTGAAATATGGAATTGAAAGAAAAATAAAATGA